A genomic window from Sulfurimonas sp. includes:
- a CDS encoding NADH-quinone oxidoreductase subunit G: MKKLINFKIDGISVEAQKGETILTVARKNGIYIPTMCYISKTSPCASCRMCVVEAEGVDGFILSCNTPPTDGVEITTNTAALQNERTNIMKLYDVNHPLECGVCDKSGECDLQNKTLEFSVERQSFSARDQLRPLQHWGLIDYEPSLCIMCEKCVHVCNEIIGDDAIEVKFGGYSSTIIPKNSETLDCTFCGECIAVCPVGALTSSGFKYRANAWELERVPATCAHCSAGCPLEYETRHASLNGADEIFRVKNNFEFASLCGAGRFGFDFDNRAVKNENAFNRAIEALKNAKAIRFSSMITNEEAHILELLKDKLGVKLFNEDARKFAEFMKSYSSISSKLHHSGSLDAIKQSDGIIVIGSRIATDNPGVRYALTTASKHNGAKIVYAHPMEDTLMQSVTTQMMKYEVGTEEGVMALLAHMILKDSDLDESERAFFDELDFGYLYAETNIGEEELSHMMKSFMRAKKRTLVIGNDLIAHNRSNNIAKLAALIEKYSDFSLIVVPREVNTLGVSLINSLDKDEKIANVVGYNAKGDFVISSQEGADLAIPSLNQQEGTFVSIDNRVLPTNVALEFDGYTLNDIAIAFGICEENTINYTKELNKNSGFKDISFDDLENFLSPLGEDNRGYLLDEVECAADGKLEELDDMPEFNGTIIYQCNPVLQFNNYTFKTAQLPKENFLRGSAQFGVAAKIADGDMVEISFGSTKIQREFKLDSELKGTIALNPTFDISVDASRYRFEKSKIVRVV; encoded by the coding sequence ATGAAAAAATTGATTAATTTTAAAATTGACGGTATCTCTGTAGAGGCGCAAAAGGGCGAGACTATTTTAACCGTGGCTCGCAAAAACGGGATTTATATCCCGACTATGTGTTATATATCTAAAACTTCGCCGTGTGCGTCATGCCGTATGTGTGTCGTTGAAGCCGAGGGAGTCGATGGTTTTATTCTTAGCTGTAACACTCCTCCGACCGATGGTGTAGAGATTACAACAAACACGGCTGCATTGCAAAATGAGCGAACAAACATAATGAAGCTTTATGATGTGAATCATCCTTTAGAGTGCGGTGTTTGCGATAAATCCGGAGAGTGTGATCTGCAAAATAAAACTTTAGAGTTTAGTGTTGAGAGACAAAGTTTCTCCGCTCGCGATCAGCTTCGCCCGCTTCAGCATTGGGGACTTATAGACTATGAACCGTCGTTGTGCATTATGTGCGAAAAGTGCGTGCATGTATGTAATGAGATTATCGGCGATGACGCAATCGAAGTAAAATTCGGCGGATATAGCTCAACGATTATTCCAAAAAACAGCGAAACTCTTGATTGTACTTTTTGCGGGGAGTGTATCGCAGTTTGCCCTGTCGGAGCACTTACAAGCAGCGGTTTTAAATATAGAGCAAATGCATGGGAGTTAGAACGAGTTCCCGCAACTTGTGCTCACTGTTCGGCAGGCTGCCCGTTAGAGTATGAAACAAGACACGCTTCTTTAAACGGCGCTGATGAGATATTTAGAGTTAAAAACAATTTTGAGTTTGCTTCACTTTGCGGTGCAGGGCGATTCGGTTTTGATTTTGACAACAGAGCCGTTAAAAATGAAAACGCATTTAACAGAGCGATTGAAGCGTTAAAAAACGCAAAAGCTATAAGATTTTCTTCTATGATTACAAATGAAGAAGCGCATATTTTAGAACTTCTAAAAGATAAATTAGGCGTAAAACTATTTAATGAAGATGCGAGAAAATTCGCCGAATTTATGAAGTCATATAGTTCTATAAGCTCAAAACTTCATCATAGCGGCTCTCTTGATGCAATTAAACAATCAGACGGCATAATAGTTATAGGAAGCAGAATAGCGACCGATAATCCGGGTGTTAGATATGCACTGACGACCGCTTCAAAACATAACGGCGCGAAAATCGTCTATGCTCACCCTATGGAAGATACTTTAATGCAGAGTGTTACAACTCAGATGATGAAGTATGAAGTGGGAACGGAAGAGGGCGTTATGGCGCTTTTGGCTCATATGATTTTAAAAGACAGTGATTTGGATGAGAGCGAGAGAGCATTCTTTGATGAACTTGACTTCGGCTACTTGTATGCCGAGACAAATATCGGTGAAGAAGAGCTTTCTCATATGATGAAATCATTTATGAGAGCAAAAAAACGCACTCTTGTCATAGGAAATGATTTGATTGCGCATAATCGTTCAAACAATATAGCTAAATTAGCAGCTTTGATAGAGAAGTACAGCGATTTTTCTTTAATAGTAGTCCCAAGAGAAGTAAATACCCTTGGCGTATCGCTTATCAACTCGCTTGACAAGGATGAGAAGATAGCAAATGTCGTAGGTTATAACGCTAAAGGCGATTTTGTTATCTCTTCTCAAGAGGGTGCCGATTTGGCGATTCCTTCGCTTAACCAACAAGAGGGAACTTTTGTAAGTATCGATAATAGAGTATTGCCTACAAATGTAGCATTAGAATTTGACGGATATACGCTAAATGATATTGCGATAGCTTTTGGAATATGTGAAGAAAATACGATAAATTACACAAAAGAGTTAAATAAAAATTCCGGATTTAAAGATATAAGTTTTGATGATTTAGAGAATTTCTTATCGCCTCTGGGTGAAGACAACCGCGGTTATCTGCTTGATGAAGTTGAGTGTGCGGCGGACGGTAAACTTGAAGAACTTGACGATATGCCGGAGTTTAACGGAACTATTATCTATCAATGTAATCCTGTGCTTCAGTTTAACAACTATACTTTTAAAACTGCACAACTCCCTAAAGAGAACTTTTTGCGAGGTTCTGCACAGTTTGGGGTTGCGGCTAAAATAGCAGACGGCGATATGGTTGAGATTAGCTTTGGCTCTACAAAAATCCAAAGAGAGTTCAAATTAGACAGTGAGCTTAAAGGAACTATAGCGCTAAATCCTACTTTTGATATAAGCGTAGATGCAAGCAGATATAGATTTGAAAAATCCAAAATAGTGAGAGTGGTTTAA
- the nuoI gene encoding NADH-quinone oxidoreductase subunit NuoI, whose product MHNEHIEEHFNNRNVTEMNSDYYLVGIEDYPTDNWGRFKRVIKRSFRGELFVGLWVVMREMIRFDIHTVQYPEEKMPIGPRYRAIHQMKRLWESDTERCIGCGLCEKICISNCIRIDTKLDKNSRKEVSEYSINLGRCIFCGYCAEVCPELAITHGGEYENASDQREHFTMYQDMLTPLDMMRAGTQVEFEGFGSITPHEDERVKKTPLAY is encoded by the coding sequence ATGCATAATGAACATATTGAAGAACATTTTAACAACAGAAATGTAACTGAGATGAATAGCGACTATTATTTAGTCGGTATTGAAGATTATCCGACTGATAATTGGGGCAGATTTAAGAGAGTTATAAAGCGAAGCTTTAGAGGCGAACTTTTTGTCGGTCTTTGGGTTGTAATGCGTGAGATGATTAGATTTGACATACACACGGTTCAGTATCCTGAGGAGAAGATGCCAATAGGTCCTAGATACCGTGCTATTCATCAGATGAAAAGACTTTGGGAGTCGGATACCGAGAGATGTATCGGTTGCGGACTTTGTGAGAAGATTTGTATCTCTAACTGTATCCGTATTGATACAAAACTTGATAAGAATTCTCGTAAAGAGGTGTCTGAATACAGTATCAACCTCGGTCGTTGTATCTTTTGCGGATATTGTGCCGAAGTTTGTCCTGAACTTGCGATTACGCACGGCGGAGAGTATGAAAATGCAAGTGACCAAAGAGAGCACTTTACGATGTATCAAGATATGCTGACGCCGCTTGATATGATGAGAGCAGGAACTCAAGTTGAGTTTGAAGGCTTCGGTTCGATTACACCACATGAAGACGAGCGTGTTAAAAAAACACCTCTAGCATATTAA
- a CDS encoding FAD-dependent oxidoreductase translates to MSKVYFSTWNGEFVNNINTPQEEWKESAYNLPAQYDSHRASKAFIGWDGVALFDKDVDVIRLAMEYAAQYQEYSEACGRCAPGRWGGRILYDLLDKIARGEGSRADLDHLREIGKSMQVTSKCEIGKTVPNPIIDLMEHFEAEFLECIDKQKHSKHYHEEVGYIAKITAPCTDACPSHVDIPAYIEGVRDLRMDDSLMATRQTMPLAHVCGRVCPHPCEEACRRTNLDEPISIMSLKRLGADWETDHGYDFFHPMQKKPSNGKRVAVIGGGPAGLTTAYYLAADGVEVDVYEELPVLGGEVAVGVPEYRMPIGKYNKDIECVRDMGVNFIVNSKINADDMRRFENEYDATMVATGTRISKKVYCNNERADIKGYWGAIDFLDKVNLYEKYGYKISKEEQDKNLLTTDFVDLTGKVVVCVGGGFTSMDVVRCAIRANAKKVYMIYRRDEKTIIKNTTYEEYHEAVEEGVEFLFHSAVAEMVDEENILKSLLIDKYELVPDPNGGRAELVKVEGASYVIEADYLIPAVSQSADLKLLPPEWEIEMTSWATIKTNGKDYMTSRKGIFASGDCEYGPMTIVNAVGQAKRAASVMSRYVLSGEVTLSDDEIMEDHLRKLKVYDKKEKITGWLKGVPRQHSEVLEVEDRKYNNKEVNLGFTQEEAMSEAERCMRCYYIAMVQA, encoded by the coding sequence TTGAGTAAAGTATATTTTTCTACTTGGAACGGTGAGTTTGTTAATAATATTAACACGCCGCAAGAGGAGTGGAAAGAATCGGCTTATAACTTACCGGCACAATATGACAGCCACCGTGCGTCAAAAGCTTTTATAGGCTGGGACGGTGTGGCACTCTTTGATAAAGATGTAGATGTTATCCGTTTAGCGATGGAGTATGCCGCACAGTATCAAGAGTATTCTGAAGCATGTGGAAGATGTGCACCCGGACGATGGGGTGGACGGATTTTATATGATTTGCTGGATAAAATTGCCCGCGGTGAGGGAAGCAGAGCTGATTTGGACCATTTAAGGGAGATTGGCAAAAGTATGCAGGTCACTTCAAAATGTGAGATTGGAAAGACCGTTCCAAATCCTATTATTGATTTGATGGAACATTTTGAAGCTGAATTTTTAGAGTGCATAGATAAACAAAAACACTCAAAACATTACCATGAAGAGGTCGGTTATATCGCAAAAATAACGGCACCTTGCACGGATGCTTGTCCTTCGCATGTCGATATTCCTGCATACATCGAGGGTGTAAGAGACCTTAGAATGGATGACTCTTTGATGGCGACTCGCCAAACAATGCCCTTAGCGCATGTTTGCGGTCGTGTTTGTCCTCATCCTTGCGAAGAGGCTTGCAGAAGAACAAATCTTGACGAGCCGATATCTATTATGTCGCTAAAACGCCTTGGTGCCGATTGGGAAACAGATCACGGGTATGACTTTTTCCACCCGATGCAGAAAAAACCGAGTAACGGCAAGAGAGTTGCGGTTATCGGCGGAGGTCCTGCAGGGCTTACTACTGCTTACTATCTTGCAGCCGATGGCGTAGAGGTCGATGTTTATGAAGAGCTTCCGGTACTTGGCGGTGAAGTAGCAGTCGGTGTTCCTGAGTACAGGATGCCGATAGGCAAATACAACAAAGATATCGAGTGCGTTAGAGATATGGGCGTTAACTTTATAGTAAACTCTAAAATCAATGCAGACGATATGAGAAGATTTGAAAACGAGTACGATGCGACTATGGTTGCAACGGGAACAAGAATCTCTAAAAAAGTTTACTGTAACAACGAAAGAGCGGATATAAAAGGGTATTGGGGCGCAATCGACTTTTTAGATAAAGTAAATCTTTATGAGAAGTACGGCTATAAAATCTCCAAAGAGGAACAAGATAAAAATCTCTTGACTACCGATTTCGTTGATTTGACAGGAAAGGTCGTTGTGTGCGTGGGCGGCGGTTTTACATCTATGGATGTGGTTCGTTGTGCAATTAGAGCAAATGCAAAAAAAGTTTATATGATTTACCGTAGAGATGAGAAAACTATTATCAAAAATACGACATATGAAGAGTATCACGAAGCAGTAGAAGAGGGTGTTGAGTTTCTGTTTCACTCCGCTGTTGCAGAGATGGTTGATGAAGAAAATATCTTAAAATCTCTTTTAATCGATAAGTATGAGTTGGTTCCCGATCCAAACGGGGGCAGAGCAGAACTTGTCAAAGTTGAGGGTGCTTCTTATGTTATAGAGGCGGATTATCTTATCCCTGCGGTTTCTCAGTCGGCTGACTTGAAACTTTTACCTCCTGAATGGGAGATTGAGATGACTTCTTGGGCGACTATCAAGACAAACGGCAAGGACTATATGACATCCCGCAAGGGCATTTTTGCTTCGGGGGATTGCGAATACGGTCCTATGACGATTGTAAATGCGGTCGGTCAGGCAAAAAGAGCGGCTTCGGTTATGAGCAGATATGTTTTAAGCGGTGAAGTTACCCTAAGCGATGATGAGATTATGGAAGATCATCTTAGAAAACTCAAAGTTTATGATAAAAAAGAGAAGATTACCGGTTGGCTAAAAGGTGTGCCGAGACAACACTCTGAAGTTCTTGAAGTTGAAGATAGAAAATACAACAACAAAGAAGTGAACTTAGGCTTTACGCAAGAAGAGGCTATGAGTGAAGCAGAGAGATGTATGCGTTGTTACTATATAGCTATGGTGCAGGCGTAG
- the nuoH gene encoding NADH-quinone oxidoreductase subunit NuoH, translating to MEMAYLIETVIKIVVILLIFSALAGIGTYFERKVLAFMQRRLGPMNVGPFGLLQVAADGVKLFTKEDIVPANVVARVFKIAPVITAATAFMAAAAIPFLPSFTLFGYEVHPIVADVNIGILYILGIMGVGLYGPLLAGMASANKFSLLSAARGAAVFISYEVITGLSILAPIMMVGSLSLIDFNAYQAGGITSWILWSQPVAFVLFWIAAFAETGRTPFHLIANDHEIIDGFGTEYSGMRWGLFFIGEYANMFFISFVISIIFLGGYGDGSFLGALGLLGKVAFFFFFFLWTRAAWPDVRPDQLMWLCWKVLMPIAVLNILITAIVMM from the coding sequence ATGGAAATGGCATACTTGATTGAAACGGTAATAAAAATCGTTGTAATTTTACTTATATTTTCTGCATTAGCGGGAATTGGAACATATTTTGAGAGAAAGGTTCTTGCATTTATGCAGCGCCGCCTTGGACCGATGAATGTCGGTCCTTTTGGGTTACTGCAAGTTGCAGCCGACGGTGTTAAGCTATTTACAAAAGAGGATATTGTTCCCGCAAATGTAGTTGCGCGAGTATTTAAAATTGCACCTGTTATTACGGCGGCAACTGCATTTATGGCTGCTGCGGCAATTCCGTTTTTACCGTCGTTTACGCTCTTTGGATATGAAGTTCATCCTATAGTGGCAGATGTCAATATCGGTATTTTATATATACTCGGAATTATGGGTGTCGGTCTATACGGTCCGCTTCTTGCAGGTATGGCTTCGGCAAATAAGTTTTCGCTTTTATCTGCTGCAAGAGGTGCTGCGGTGTTTATCTCTTACGAGGTTATCACGGGTCTCTCTATCTTGGCTCCGATTATGATGGTCGGTTCGCTCTCACTGATTGATTTTAATGCTTACCAAGCAGGCGGCATTACAAGCTGGATACTCTGGTCGCAACCGGTAGCGTTTGTGCTATTTTGGATAGCGGCATTTGCCGAAACGGGAAGAACGCCGTTTCACCTTATAGCAAACGACCATGAGATTATTGACGGATTCGGAACTGAGTATTCGGGTATGAGATGGGGACTTTTCTTTATCGGCGAGTATGCAAATATGTTCTTTATCTCTTTTGTAATCTCTATCATTTTCTTAGGCGGATACGGAGACGGAAGCTTTTTAGGCGCACTCGGGCTTCTAGGCAAAGTTGCATTTTTCTTCTTTTTCTTCTTGTGGACAAGAGCGGCTTGGCCGGATGTTAGACCTGACCAGTTGATGTGGTTATGTTGGAAAGTTTTAATGCCGATAGCAGTTTTAAATATCTTAATTACTGCTATAGTAATGATGTAA
- a CDS encoding NADH-quinone oxidoreductase subunit G → MSKITINIDGKEIETQEGEYILNAARANDIFIPAICYLTRCSPTLACRLCLVEADGKQVYACNAKSKDGMNITTTTENIAKERRAIMEVYDVNHPLQCGVCDQSGECELQNYTLEMGVDAQNYAIKDVNRKDKDWGHIHYNPGLCIVCERCVTTCKDMIGDNALKTVARGADAIEAEFKDTMPKDAYAMWNKLNKSLIGLTSGEEMLDCTSCGECAAVCPVGALVDTHFIYTSNAWELKQIPATCGHCSAGCQISYDVKHTGIENTDEKIYRVMNEWNYVALCGAGRYGFDYQNEVKSKDEAAFAKAVEAFKKADTIKFTSTITNEEAYLLQSLKEKFGYKLVNSEAKAFQTFLNDYGEISGTKLYGYDLEATHNANFVISVGAALKSDNPNARYALNNSMSVNKGAGLYFHPVKDPVIEGLGKSIMTLYHAPLQEEAVLYLILDLFADKTKLPSEIADYLATFHSQKTITVEEIIKEEITEIVKVVKKNEETGEDEEIEEEKKKMVPKKISKEVAVDDNRLLAILGADDKFMENLEKNLAKKDSFALIAGADLYTHPNSKNLARLLALIEKYTAFELTMIPNLTNTLGVSLICELDDEVGSYTIGYNTKGDFTLSALGKGDLDMPAINQQEGTLTSINKRVNPTNAAIGYKGYELNDIANELGLRAEYVIDYTSMLPTNKGFKSKNFDDLPNHYENDGTECRGYLLDNVAVKISGDESVAKFGEEKLNGTLVYLANPVRQFTDFTNKATNLDEISGIYMSEEFLSKSELNEGDSVRVKNENGEIIVNIVSDNKISGDIALLPTFDSKINSEALFNGYRFATASIERV, encoded by the coding sequence ATGAGTAAAATTACTATAAATATTGATGGAAAAGAGATAGAGACGCAAGAGGGCGAGTATATACTCAATGCCGCTCGCGCAAACGATATCTTTATACCGGCAATTTGTTATTTAACGCGATGCAGCCCTACGCTTGCGTGCAGATTGTGTCTTGTTGAGGCAGACGGTAAGCAGGTATACGCTTGTAATGCTAAATCAAAAGACGGTATGAATATCACGACGACGACTGAAAATATTGCAAAAGAGCGCAGAGCGATTATGGAAGTTTATGATGTAAACCATCCTCTTCAATGCGGTGTATGCGACCAGTCAGGCGAATGTGAACTGCAAAACTATACTTTAGAGATGGGTGTTGACGCTCAAAACTATGCCATCAAAGATGTTAACAGAAAAGATAAAGATTGGGGACATATCCACTACAATCCGGGTCTTTGTATAGTTTGTGAGAGATGTGTAACCACTTGTAAAGATATGATTGGCGATAATGCTCTAAAAACCGTAGCACGCGGTGCAGATGCGATAGAGGCGGAGTTTAAAGACACTATGCCAAAAGATGCTTATGCGATGTGGAATAAACTCAACAAATCTCTCATCGGTTTAACAAGCGGCGAAGAGATGCTTGATTGTACGAGCTGCGGCGAGTGTGCGGCGGTTTGTCCGGTCGGTGCGCTTGTTGACACTCACTTTATCTACACTTCAAATGCATGGGAGTTAAAACAGATTCCTGCAACTTGCGGACACTGTTCTGCGGGATGCCAAATCTCTTATGATGTTAAACATACGGGAATTGAGAATACGGATGAGAAAATCTACCGTGTTATGAATGAGTGGAACTATGTTGCACTCTGCGGTGCGGGAAGATACGGATTTGATTATCAAAATGAAGTCAAATCAAAAGACGAAGCTGCATTTGCCAAAGCAGTAGAAGCATTCAAAAAAGCAGATACTATCAAGTTTACTTCAACTATCACAAACGAAGAGGCTTATCTGCTTCAATCTTTAAAAGAGAAATTTGGCTATAAGCTTGTAAACAGCGAAGCAAAGGCATTTCAAACATTTTTAAATGATTACGGCGAGATTAGCGGAACTAAACTTTACGGTTATGATCTTGAAGCGACTCACAATGCAAACTTTGTTATCTCGGTAGGAGCGGCGCTAAAGAGCGACAATCCGAATGCAAGATATGCGCTAAATAACTCAATGTCCGTAAACAAGGGTGCAGGACTCTATTTTCACCCTGTAAAAGACCCTGTTATAGAGGGGCTTGGAAAAAGCATAATGACGCTTTATCATGCTCCGCTTCAAGAAGAGGCTGTGCTTTACTTGATTCTTGATTTGTTTGCGGATAAAACAAAGCTGCCATCGGAGATAGCAGACTATTTGGCGACATTTCATTCGCAAAAAACTATAACCGTTGAAGAGATAATCAAAGAAGAGATTACGGAGATAGTCAAAGTCGTAAAGAAAAACGAAGAGACGGGCGAAGACGAAGAGATAGAAGAAGAGAAGAAAAAGATGGTTCCTAAGAAAATCTCTAAAGAGGTTGCAGTAGATGATAACCGCCTTTTGGCTATTTTAGGCGCCGATGACAAGTTTATGGAAAATTTAGAGAAAAACTTGGCTAAAAAAGACAGTTTTGCTTTAATAGCGGGAGCTGACTTATATACGCATCCAAACTCTAAAAATCTTGCCCGTCTTTTGGCGTTGATAGAAAAATATACGGCTTTTGAATTAACGATGATTCCAAATTTAACAAATACTCTGGGAGTATCCCTAATCTGCGAACTTGACGATGAAGTGGGTTCATATACAATCGGTTACAACACTAAAGGAGATTTTACGCTATCTGCTTTAGGCAAGGGTGATTTGGATATGCCTGCTATCAATCAGCAAGAGGGAACGCTAACAAGCATAAACAAAAGAGTAAATCCGACAAACGCTGCAATCGGCTATAAAGGGTATGAACTTAACGATATCGCAAATGAGCTTGGTTTAAGAGCCGAATATGTAATCGACTATACTTCGATGCTTCCGACGAACAAAGGGTTTAAGAGCAAGAACTTTGATGACCTGCCGAACCATTATGAGAATGACGGTACCGAGTGCCGCGGATATCTGCTTGATAATGTAGCGGTTAAGATAAGCGGTGATGAGTCGGTCGCTAAGTTCGGCGAAGAGAAACTTAACGGAACGCTTGTATATCTTGCAAATCCGGTAAGACAGTTTACGGATTTTACAAATAAAGCTACCAACCTTGATGAGATAAGCGGTATCTATATGAGTGAAGAGTTCTTAAGCAAATCTGAGTTAAATGAGGGGGACAGCGTGAGGGTTAAAAATGAAAATGGCGAAATTATTGTTAATATCGTAAGCGATAATAAAATCAGCGGCGATATTGCACTTTTACCGACATTTGATTCTAAGATAAATTCAGAGGCTCTGTTTAACGGATACCGTTTTGCAACAGCTTCGATTGAAAGGGTGTAG